Proteins co-encoded in one Haloarcula pelagica genomic window:
- a CDS encoding type 1 glutamine amidotransferase produces the protein MSLRIALLNAAHDGAANRRNFRRELDADLVEYDVTERELPDDFAFDGCLVTGSRASVYWDEPWIADLESWVGDAIDRGLPFLGVCFGHQLLAHTLGGRVEPMDDYEIGYRTVEHDGESELLDGVSESFTVFTTHSDHVARLPPGAEQFAENDYGVHGFRKDRVFSVQFHPEYDTETAEMVTESKDELPDERVQRVVDGITEENYRAACEAKRLFENFTDYVRTVQSDATGAANGTVAADDD, from the coding sequence ATGAGTCTGCGTATCGCCCTGCTGAACGCGGCCCACGACGGCGCGGCCAACCGCCGGAACTTCCGGCGGGAACTGGACGCCGACCTCGTGGAGTACGATGTCACCGAGCGCGAACTGCCCGACGACTTCGCGTTCGACGGCTGTCTGGTCACGGGCTCGCGGGCCTCGGTCTACTGGGACGAGCCCTGGATCGCCGACCTGGAGTCGTGGGTCGGCGACGCGATCGATCGCGGGCTGCCGTTCCTGGGCGTCTGTTTCGGCCACCAGTTGCTGGCACACACGCTGGGTGGCCGTGTCGAGCCGATGGACGACTACGAGATCGGCTACCGGACCGTCGAGCACGACGGCGAGAGCGAGCTGCTCGACGGTGTTTCGGAGTCGTTCACCGTGTTTACGACCCACTCGGATCACGTCGCACGACTGCCGCCGGGGGCCGAGCAGTTCGCCGAGAACGACTACGGCGTCCACGGGTTCCGAAAGGACCGCGTCTTCTCCGTGCAGTTCCACCCCGAGTACGACACCGAGACCGCCGAGATGGTCACCGAGAGCAAGGACGAACTGCCCGACGAGCGCGTCCAGCGGGTCGTCGACGGCATCACCGAGGAGAACTACCGGGCGGCCTGTGAGGCCAAGCGGCTGTTCGAGAACTTCACCGACTACGTCCGGACGGTCCAGTCCGACGCGACCGGCGCGGCAAACGGGACGGTCGCCGCCGACGACGACTGA
- a CDS encoding HPP family protein encodes MSHENRTAWARQTGHVGVLLSALGVVVWASGLPFLFPSLGPTAYLYATRPSAPACTPRRVLGGHAVGVAAGLLAYHTVAGGVVITASMTAGAPGTLRLAVSGVVAVMLTTVGMLATDTRHAPACATTLIVGLGILPSLREGGIILVAVAVLAVEHALVSRLFA; translated from the coding sequence GTGTCTCACGAGAACCGCACGGCGTGGGCCAGACAGACCGGGCATGTCGGCGTGCTCCTGTCCGCGCTCGGGGTCGTGGTCTGGGCCAGCGGGCTCCCCTTCCTGTTTCCCAGCCTCGGGCCGACGGCGTACCTCTACGCCACCCGCCCCTCGGCACCGGCCTGTACCCCTCGACGGGTCCTGGGTGGCCACGCCGTCGGCGTCGCCGCCGGCCTCTTGGCGTACCACACCGTCGCCGGGGGCGTCGTCATCACGGCGTCGATGACCGCCGGGGCGCCGGGGACGCTCCGGCTGGCCGTAAGCGGCGTCGTCGCGGTGATGCTGACGACGGTGGGGATGCTCGCGACCGACACGCGCCACGCCCCAGCGTGTGCGACGACGCTCATCGTCGGCCTGGGCATCCTCCCGTCGCTCCGAGAGGGGGGAATCATCCTCGTGGCCGTCGCGGTGCTGGCCGTCGAACACGCGCTCGTCAGCCGACTGTTCGCGTAG
- a CDS encoding cupin domain-containing protein, which produces MRKLSLDEVDTRMGPASVRRELAEPLGIEDAALNYYELAPGDAFGFGYHRHADQEEVFYVQTGTVTFETEDGDVVVGAGEAIRFAPGEWQLGRNEGAERVVALAMGAPRESGETEMHRECPDCGERTRNRIEFADGREALVTLCEECGAETGRFT; this is translated from the coding sequence ATGCGGAAACTCTCTCTCGACGAGGTCGACACGCGAATGGGGCCGGCGAGCGTCAGACGCGAGCTCGCCGAACCACTGGGCATCGAAGACGCGGCACTGAACTACTACGAACTCGCGCCCGGCGACGCCTTCGGCTTCGGCTATCACCGCCACGCCGACCAGGAGGAGGTCTTCTACGTCCAGACCGGAACGGTCACGTTCGAGACCGAGGACGGTGACGTGGTCGTCGGCGCGGGCGAGGCGATCAGGTTCGCCCCCGGCGAGTGGCAACTGGGCCGCAACGAGGGCGCGGAGCGCGTCGTCGCGCTGGCGATGGGCGCACCACGGGAGTCCGGCGAGACGGAGATGCACCGCGAGTGTCCCGACTGTGGCGAGCGGACGCGAAACCGGATCGAGTTCGCCGACGGCCGCGAGGCGCTGGTCACGCTGTGTGAGGAGTGTGGCGCCGAGACTGGCCGGTTCACCTAA
- a CDS encoding DUF6757 family protein, producing the protein MQCHYCDDEADIAVEKDGLKVGVCKTHFREQMAELEDADWMDELDEQLDIDRRE; encoded by the coding sequence ATGCAGTGTCACTACTGTGACGACGAGGCCGACATCGCCGTCGAGAAAGACGGTCTGAAGGTCGGTGTCTGTAAGACCCACTTCCGCGAGCAGATGGCGGAACTGGAGGACGCCGACTGGATGGACGAACTCGACGAGCAACTCGACATCGACCGGCGGGAGTGA
- a CDS encoding PHP domain-containing protein, producing MVVADLHVHTTRSDGTLTLSTLSEAARAAGVEAVAVTDHDRINPDLDGPVTTRDGLTVVHGIELRVDAGDQRLDLLGYGVDPTEDLREACATIQRNRRERGRRIIDCVEDRLDVTLPVEPREGLGRPHIARAIAEVSDYSYGDAFEELIGDDCPCFVAREIPSFERGRDLLADACALVGLAHPFRYADTEAALARCDSLDAVERWYPYDRAVDTDRIERAVERYDLVPTGGSDAHGETVGGAGLDADAWGRVRRALGV from the coding sequence ATGGTTGTCGCGGATCTCCACGTCCACACGACACGCTCGGACGGGACGCTCACGCTCTCGACGCTCTCCGAGGCCGCCCGGGCCGCCGGCGTCGAGGCGGTCGCCGTCACCGATCACGACCGGATCAACCCCGATCTGGACGGTCCGGTGACGACCAGGGACGGCCTGACCGTCGTCCACGGGATCGAACTCCGGGTCGACGCGGGCGACCAGCGACTCGACCTGCTGGGCTACGGCGTCGACCCGACCGAGGACCTCCGGGAGGCGTGTGCCACCATCCAGCGGAACCGCCGCGAGCGGGGACGCCGGATCATCGACTGCGTCGAGGACCGCCTGGACGTGACGCTCCCGGTCGAACCCCGCGAGGGACTTGGCCGGCCACACATCGCCCGTGCCATCGCCGAGGTCAGCGACTACAGCTACGGTGACGCCTTCGAGGAACTCATCGGCGACGACTGTCCCTGTTTCGTCGCCCGTGAGATCCCCTCTTTCGAGCGCGGCCGCGACCTGCTCGCCGACGCCTGTGCGCTCGTCGGGCTGGCACACCCGTTCCGCTACGCCGACACCGAAGCCGCGCTGGCCCGCTGTGACTCGCTCGACGCCGTCGAACGGTGGTATCCCTACGACCGCGCGGTCGACACCGACCGGATCGAGCGCGCCGTCGAGCGGTACGATCTCGTGCCGACCGGCGGCAGCGACGCCCACGGTGAGACCGTCGGCGGGGCCGGCCTGGACGCCGACGCCTGGGGGCGGGTCCGGCGTGCGCTCGGCGTCTGA
- a CDS encoding DUF5789 family protein: MRMLTDATETFDAQTYPLTTEELIEAVGDTTLELPNGTETLADALGRIDSETYETPEDARLATYSAVSSKAIGRKGYSDRDPIAMGEDGPDQVSF; encoded by the coding sequence ATGCGAATGCTGACCGACGCGACGGAGACGTTCGACGCACAGACGTACCCACTGACGACCGAAGAACTGATCGAGGCGGTCGGAGACACGACACTGGAGTTGCCAAACGGGACCGAGACCCTGGCGGACGCGCTGGGCCGGATCGACTCCGAGACCTACGAGACACCGGAGGACGCACGGCTCGCGACGTACTCGGCCGTCTCCAGCAAGGCGATCGGTCGCAAGGGCTACTCCGACCGCGACCCGATCGCGATGGGCGAGGACGGTCCGGATCAGGTCTCGTTCTAG
- a CDS encoding DUF7120 family protein produces the protein MSKVKVSLSDQTVSDIERLVEQGEFINQDQAIEDLLKRGVSAYNTTEESTESALDDQMFGQTAADQQDPAMQDDDYGF, from the coding sequence GTGAGCAAAGTCAAGGTGTCCCTGTCGGACCAGACCGTGTCCGACATCGAACGGCTCGTCGAACAGGGAGAGTTCATCAATCAGGATCAGGCCATCGAGGACCTCCTCAAGCGTGGGGTCTCGGCCTACAACACGACCGAAGAATCGACCGAGTCCGCGCTGGACGACCAGATGTTCGGCCAGACGGCCGCGGACCAGCAGGACCCGGCGATGCAGGACGACGACTACGGCTTCTGA